The proteins below come from a single Chlorogloeopsis sp. ULAP01 genomic window:
- the bcp gene encoding thioredoxin-dependent thiol peroxidase: protein MPQLGQKAPDFTAPDQNGNLVSLGDFQSNWLVLYFYPKDDTPGCTTEAKEFTDFYQQFSSLGAKIVGVSPDSEKSHCKFIDKHNLSIQLLSDPEHQVCEAYGVWQLKKFMGKEYMGVVRSTFLIAPDGKLAYAWSNVKVKNHVQAVLAKLQELLNNT from the coding sequence ATGCCTCAACTAGGACAAAAAGCACCTGATTTCACCGCACCCGATCAAAATGGTAACTTGGTTAGTCTCGGTGATTTCCAATCAAATTGGCTTGTCCTCTACTTTTATCCCAAAGATGATACTCCCGGTTGTACAACTGAAGCCAAAGAATTTACTGATTTTTATCAACAGTTCAGCAGCCTGGGAGCTAAAATTGTCGGTGTCAGCCCCGATTCGGAAAAATCCCATTGTAAATTTATAGACAAACACAACCTGTCGATCCAGTTATTAAGTGATCCAGAACACCAAGTATGTGAAGCTTACGGTGTATGGCAGTTAAAGAAATTTATGGGCAAAGAATATATGGGCGTAGTGCGATCAACCTTTTTGATTGCCCCTGATGGTAAGCTAGCTTATGCTTGGTCGAATGTGAAAGTCAAAAATCATGTTCAGGCTGTGCTTGCTAAGTTGCAGGAATTACTCAACAATACCTAA
- a CDS encoding GNAT family N-acetyltransferase produces MQPPQPIKPEHQLEDFDSGSLELNDWLRKRALKNEASGASRKYVVTAGQKVIAYYCLANGSVVNTQAPSRVRRNMPDPIPVMVIGRLAVDCNWHSQGIGRDLVRDAVLRTLQVAKIAGIRAILVHAISEKAKQFYLKCGFIPSPKDDGEARSFKGRSESSSVVLGQGAFMHWPMPNSQFPMPVKSPRLQSGDELNCRCDDADGNNCRCKRRFRYC; encoded by the coding sequence TTGCAACCACCTCAACCTATAAAACCAGAGCATCAGCTAGAAGATTTTGATTCTGGTAGTCTTGAATTGAATGATTGGTTGAGGAAACGTGCACTCAAGAATGAAGCTAGTGGCGCTTCCCGAAAATACGTTGTCACTGCTGGACAAAAAGTTATTGCCTACTATTGTCTGGCTAACGGAAGCGTAGTAAATACCCAAGCACCTAGTCGTGTTCGACGTAATATGCCCGATCCAATTCCTGTAATGGTGATTGGGCGGCTAGCTGTAGATTGTAACTGGCACTCTCAAGGAATTGGGCGTGATTTAGTACGTGATGCGGTGCTTCGCACATTGCAAGTAGCTAAAATTGCTGGCATCCGAGCCATTCTTGTTCACGCAATTTCAGAAAAAGCAAAACAATTTTACTTAAAATGCGGTTTTATCCCTTCACCAAAAGACGACGGGGAAGCCCGTTCCTTTAAGGGGCGCTCAGAATCGTCGTCCGTCGTCTTGGGGCAAGGGGCATTCATGCATTGGCCAATGCCCAATTCCCAATTCCCGATGCCCGTGAAATCCCCCAGACTTCAGTCGGGGGATGAGCTTAACTGTCGCTGCGATGACGCTGATGGTAACAATTGCAGATGCAAAAGACGCTTTAGGTATTGTTGA
- a CDS encoding DUF1778 domain-containing protein: MEARSPKPTNRNRDVTINIRVHQAQRDLIDTAAEALGKSRSDFMLETACREAEAVLLNRRLFILDDEKFKLFLELLDAPPSANENLRKLLSTKAPWD, encoded by the coding sequence ATGGAAGCGCGATCGCCCAAGCCAACTAATCGAAACCGTGATGTCACAATTAATATTCGGGTACACCAGGCGCAACGTGATTTAATCGACACTGCGGCAGAAGCCCTCGGTAAGAGCCGCTCCGATTTTATGTTAGAGACAGCTTGCCGAGAAGCCGAAGCGGTTTTATTAAATCGACGGCTATTTATACTAGATGATGAGAAATTTAAACTATTTTTAGAACTCCTTGATGCACCACCCTCTGCTAATGAAAATCTCCGTAAATTGCTGTCAACAAAAGCACCGTGGGATTAA
- a CDS encoding DUF705 domain-containing protein codes for MQQFTIYVDVDDTLVRTSGSKRIRIPATINHIQQLKQQGATLYCWSSGGADYARLVAEELGILNLFTGFLPKPNMLIDDQDVNDWKYLIQVHPISCDSKSLDDYRQQLLDKASRYSE; via the coding sequence ATGCAACAGTTCACTATTTATGTTGATGTGGATGATACACTCGTGCGTACCTCTGGTAGTAAGCGTATTCGCATTCCAGCAACAATAAATCACATTCAACAACTCAAACAGCAAGGTGCTACGCTTTACTGTTGGAGTTCTGGAGGAGCAGATTATGCACGACTAGTTGCAGAGGAACTTGGTATATTAAACCTGTTTACAGGCTTTTTACCCAAGCCAAATATGTTAATAGATGACCAAGATGTAAATGATTGGAAATATTTGATCCAAGTTCATCCTATCTCTTGTGATTCTAAAAGTTTAGATGACTATCGCCAACAACTTCTTGATAAAGCATCAAGATACTCTGAGTAG
- a CDS encoding 2TM domain-containing protein has translation MTAFDAKSTPSYSQEDVQQILKLAIAHQSKDQEKEFSYEQLLEIAAELEISPETLKLAERDWQVTQGEIQQRQAFNIYRTEKFKKRFGKFSIVNGVLLLVDLVGGGGLSWSLYILLFWGLGIGLDAWNTFQIKGEEYEIAFQNWYRKHQLKQTFNRVVNKFLNAWQS, from the coding sequence ATGACGGCATTTGATGCTAAATCCACCCCTTCCTACAGCCAAGAAGATGTACAGCAAATTCTCAAGCTGGCGATCGCTCATCAATCTAAAGATCAAGAAAAAGAATTTTCTTACGAACAACTTTTGGAAATTGCCGCAGAATTAGAAATTTCCCCAGAAACGCTGAAACTAGCAGAACGCGACTGGCAAGTAACTCAGGGAGAAATTCAACAGCGACAAGCTTTTAATATTTACCGCACAGAAAAATTCAAAAAGCGTTTTGGCAAGTTTAGCATTGTCAACGGTGTTTTGCTGCTTGTAGATCTAGTTGGTGGTGGTGGTCTTTCTTGGTCACTGTATATTTTACTATTTTGGGGACTGGGTATAGGTCTTGACGCTTGGAATACTTTTCAAATTAAAGGCGAAGAGTACGAAATCGCTTTCCAAAATTGGTATCGCAAGCATCAACTCAAACAAACTTTCAATAGAGTTGTGAATAAGTTTCTCAACGCGTGGCAGAGTTAG